The following proteins come from a genomic window of Bactrocera tryoni isolate S06 chromosome 1, CSIRO_BtryS06_freeze2, whole genome shotgun sequence:
- the LOC120774448 gene encoding uncharacterized protein LOC120774448 — translation MRPNAHSTLMETHTSTRLHRPHLPTTVKMVEEATLSLSSRRGFSLHKLKKYISEKYQFELSSKRNNLIRTHLRAQLVDGTLINVSGKGLTGTMRIAAKTKKSTTSNTIASEMQRSGGRNGSADATFVAVKRKKAVDKTKSANKATSGSQARTPPNKIAKPLLIPDAPQRNSMTGHAHLEAGGGTPCSSGGRVGRKRKLLPPALEYIALSQEY, via the coding sequence ATGAGACCAAACGCGCATTCAACGCTAATGGAAACACACACTTCCACACGCTTGCATCGCCCACACTTGCCCACAACTGTGAAAATGGTTGAAGAAGCTACACTCTCGCTAAGTTCCCGCCGCGGCTTCTCATTACATAAGCTGAAGAAGTACATTAGCGAGAAATATCAGTTTGAATTGAGTTCAAAACGGAATAACTTGATTAGAACGCATTTGCGTGCACAATTGGTCGATGGTACGCTAATAAACGTGTCCGGTAAAGGTTTAACTGGCACCATGCGGATAGCAGCAAAAACGAAGAAAAGTACCACTAGCAACACTATTGCTAGCGAAATGCAACGAAGTGGAGGGCGAAACGGTAGCGCAGATGCGACATTCGTTGCAGTTAAACGCAAGAAAGCTGTTGACAAAACAAAGAGCGCCAACAAGGCAACAAGTGGTTCGCAAGCAAGGACACCGCCTAATAAGATAGCGAAACCGTTGTTGATACCAGATGCACCACAACGCAACTCAATGACGGGTCACGCTCATTTGGAGGCAGGTGGAGGAACACCTTGCTCTTCTGGCGGGCGCGTGGGACGTAAACGAAAGTTGTTGCCGCCAGCGCTGGAGTACATTGCGCTTTCGCAGGAATAttga
- the LOC120774435 gene encoding calnexin isoform X2 gives MRFKHFMGLHLGSLLVILLLASSPLVRADVEQDFADEIDDDGKVEDVQDDNELEEIVYESPVYDQNKFYFADHFDDIAESRKRWIKSEAKKDDIAEEIAKYDGIWEWEAPQRIVSKKDIGLVLKSKAKHAAIASKLNKPFTFKSDAPLVVQYEVTMQEGQECGGSYIKLLSHGVHTEDLKKFNDKTPYTIMFGPDKCGSDIKLHFIFRHVNPINGSIEEKHCKKPKDRLEEPFKDKLPHLYQLVIRPDNTFEISVDHKVVNQGSLLSEFAPPVNPPREIDDPEDKKPKDWDEREKIPDPTAKKPADWDDDAPPQIPDPTAVMPDGWLEEEPAMIPDPTAVKPEDWDAEMDGEWEAPMIDNPSCEKAVGCGEWKAPLIPNKEYKGKWRAPLIDNPNYQGKWAARKIPNPDYFEDLTPFKMTPISAVGLELWSMSDSILFDNLIVADDIELARDFAAKTFDIKRKYIDKESKTLWHRLMKRINYKPGWWALYFTYLLIPVGCYVFYLYGRAKEVLRELFLT, from the exons atgagATTCAAACATTTTATGGGGCTGCATTTAGGCTCATTACTAGTTATATTACTTCTGGCAAGTTCGCCCCTAGTACGAGCTGACGTGGAGCAGGACTTCGCAGATGAAATTGACGATGATGGCAAAGTAGAGGATGTGCAG GATGACAATGAGCTGGAAGAAATTGTCTACGAAAGCCCCGTTTATGATCAGAATAAATTCTACTTTGCCGATCACTTTGACGACATCGCCGAATCTCGCAAGCGTTGGATCAAATCGGAAGCAAAGAAAGATGACATCGCCGAAGAAATTGCCAAATATGACGGCATATGGGAGTGGGAGGCACCACAACGAATCGTATCCAAGAAAGACATTGGTCTCGTACTCAAATCGAAGGCGAAACATGCAGCCATTGCTTCAAAGCTTAACAAACCATTCACCTTTAAGAGCGACGCACCACTCGTAGTGCAGTACGAAGTAACTATGCAG gAGGGCCAAGAATGTGGCGGCTCATATATCAAGCTACTTTCACATGGCGTACATACAGAAGACCTCAAGAAG TTCAACGATAAGACGCCATACACCATTATGTTTGGACCAGACAAATGCGGCAGCGATATTAAACTACACTTCATATTCCGTCATGTTAATCCAATTAATGGTAGTATTGAGGAAAAGCACTGCAAAAAACCAAA AGATCGCTTAGAGGAGCCATTCAAGGACAAATTGCCACATCTCTATCAATTGGTGATACGTCCAGATAATACATTCGAAATAAGCGTCGATCATAAAGTAGTGAATCAGGGTTCTTTGCTCTCGGAGTTCGCGCCACCAGTTAATCCGCCACGTGAAATTGACGATCCCGAGGACAAGAAACCAAAAGACTGGGATGAGCGTGAAAAg ATACCAGACCCAACCGCTAAGAAACCAGCAGATTGGGATGACGATGCACCACCACAAATACCAGATCCTACAGCTGTTATGCCTGATGGTTGGCTTGAAGAAGAACCTGCCATGATACCTG ATCCCACAGCCGTCAAACCCGAAGACTGGGATGCCGAAATGGACGGCGAATGGGAAGCACCAATGATTGATAATCCTTCTTGTGAAAAGGCCGTTGGCTGTGGTGAATGGAAAGCACCGCTCATACCCAACAAGGAGTACAAAGGCAAATGGCGTGCACCACTCATCGACAATCCAAATTATCAAGGCAAATGGGCTGCACGTAAAATACCCAATCCCGATTACTTCGAAGATCTCACACCATTTAAGATGACACCTATC TCAGCTGTGGGCCTTGAACTTTGGTCGATGTCTGACAGTATTTTGTTTGACAACTTGATTGTCGCTGACGATATTGAGTTGGCCAGAGATTTCGCCGCCAAAACGTTTGATATTAAGCGTAAATATATCGATAAGGAGTCG aaaacgctTTGGCATCGTCTGATGAAGCGTATAAACTACAAGCCCGGTTGGTGGGCTTTGTACTTCACATATTTGCTCATACCGGTTGGCTGCTACGTGTTCTATTTATACGGCCGTGCTAAGGAGGTGTTAAGAGAACTTTTTTTAACATAA
- the LOC120774435 gene encoding calnexin isoform X1 — MRFKHFMGLHLGSLLVILLLASSPLVRADVEQDFADEIDDDGKVEDVQDDNELEEIVYESPVYDQNKFYFADHFDDIAESRKRWIKSEAKKDDIAEEIAKYDGIWEWEAPQRIVSKKDIGLVLKSKAKHAAIASKLNKPFTFKSDAPLVVQYEVTMQEGQECGGSYIKLLSHGVHTEDLKKFNDKTPYTIMFGPDKCGSDIKLHFIFRHVNPINGSIEEKHCKKPKDRLEEPFKDKLPHLYQLVIRPDNTFEISVDHKVVNQGSLLSEFAPPVNPPREIDDPEDKKPKDWDEREKIPDPTAKKPADWDDDAPPQIPDPTAVMPDGWLEEEPAMIPDPTAVKPEDWDAEMDGEWEAPMIDNPSCEKAVGCGEWKAPLIPNKEYKGKWRAPLIDNPNYQGKWAARKIPNPDYFEDLTPFKMTPISAVGLELWSMSDSILFDNLIVADDIELARDFAAKTFDIKRKYIDKESETFFNKIVSFFKESSWAWRVAIVLAGATPLSLTLYRLFKRSGSKESGSDADAKKTDAVQPDDAAATSGGDADSSATSSSSNNVSSPKTKKSDLDVKDENEEKEAEAATATAAATNSGKESQDDDAEEAVTGETTTKTARKRRVPKDQS; from the exons atgagATTCAAACATTTTATGGGGCTGCATTTAGGCTCATTACTAGTTATATTACTTCTGGCAAGTTCGCCCCTAGTACGAGCTGACGTGGAGCAGGACTTCGCAGATGAAATTGACGATGATGGCAAAGTAGAGGATGTGCAG GATGACAATGAGCTGGAAGAAATTGTCTACGAAAGCCCCGTTTATGATCAGAATAAATTCTACTTTGCCGATCACTTTGACGACATCGCCGAATCTCGCAAGCGTTGGATCAAATCGGAAGCAAAGAAAGATGACATCGCCGAAGAAATTGCCAAATATGACGGCATATGGGAGTGGGAGGCACCACAACGAATCGTATCCAAGAAAGACATTGGTCTCGTACTCAAATCGAAGGCGAAACATGCAGCCATTGCTTCAAAGCTTAACAAACCATTCACCTTTAAGAGCGACGCACCACTCGTAGTGCAGTACGAAGTAACTATGCAG gAGGGCCAAGAATGTGGCGGCTCATATATCAAGCTACTTTCACATGGCGTACATACAGAAGACCTCAAGAAG TTCAACGATAAGACGCCATACACCATTATGTTTGGACCAGACAAATGCGGCAGCGATATTAAACTACACTTCATATTCCGTCATGTTAATCCAATTAATGGTAGTATTGAGGAAAAGCACTGCAAAAAACCAAA AGATCGCTTAGAGGAGCCATTCAAGGACAAATTGCCACATCTCTATCAATTGGTGATACGTCCAGATAATACATTCGAAATAAGCGTCGATCATAAAGTAGTGAATCAGGGTTCTTTGCTCTCGGAGTTCGCGCCACCAGTTAATCCGCCACGTGAAATTGACGATCCCGAGGACAAGAAACCAAAAGACTGGGATGAGCGTGAAAAg ATACCAGACCCAACCGCTAAGAAACCAGCAGATTGGGATGACGATGCACCACCACAAATACCAGATCCTACAGCTGTTATGCCTGATGGTTGGCTTGAAGAAGAACCTGCCATGATACCTG ATCCCACAGCCGTCAAACCCGAAGACTGGGATGCCGAAATGGACGGCGAATGGGAAGCACCAATGATTGATAATCCTTCTTGTGAAAAGGCCGTTGGCTGTGGTGAATGGAAAGCACCGCTCATACCCAACAAGGAGTACAAAGGCAAATGGCGTGCACCACTCATCGACAATCCAAATTATCAAGGCAAATGGGCTGCACGTAAAATACCCAATCCCGATTACTTCGAAGATCTCACACCATTTAAGATGACACCTATC TCAGCTGTGGGCCTTGAACTTTGGTCGATGTCTGACAGTATTTTGTTTGACAACTTGATTGTCGCTGACGATATTGAGTTGGCCAGAGATTTCGCCGCCAAAACGTTTGATATTAAGCGTAAATATATCGATAAGGAGTCG GagacatttttcaataaaatcgtATCATTCTTCAAAGAAAGCTCTTGGGCTTGGCGTGTAGCAATTGTATTAGCTGGTGCCACACCACTCTCACTCACATTGTATCGCTTGTTTAAGAGATCCGGTTCAAAG GAGTCCGGTTCCGATGCTGATGCCAAGAAAACCGATGCCGTGCAACCTGACGACGCTGCAGCCACTTCAGGCGGCGACGCCGACAGCAGTGCCactagcagcagcagcaacaatgtatctagtcctaaaactaaaaagtcTGATTTAGATGTTAAAGATGAGAACGAAGAGAAGGAAGCTGAGGCTGCAACAGCCACAGCTGCTGCCACAAACAGCGGCAAAGAATCACAAGATGATGACGCTGAGGAGGCCGTCACTGGG GAAACCACGACGAAGACCGCACGCAAGCGCCGCGTGCCCAAAGATCAGTCTTAA